Below is a window of Pseudodesulfovibrio sp. 5S69 DNA.
GAGGAGGGTGTACGGAAGGGAAGGGCGAAGCCTTGGAAATGGCCGTAGTAGCCCGCTCATGGGCTGGCCGAGCTATCACGGCGGGAAACAGGGAATGCGAGCGGTTGGCCGTCCTTGCGCGGTACCCCGTAAGTTCCGCTTGACGTGGAGAATATTGTAGGACAAAGATTGTAGGACAATATTGACCGTTTCGACCTGTACCCCGTGGAAGCGGGCTGATTGCACAGCCGGAATGGATCGCGGCAACACGGACCATTTGGAATCGAGATGGAAACAAGCGACAAGATCATTCCCCTTAGACATTACGGGCGCTGGGTTTCGGGCGCAGTCCTGGTCGCCCTCCTTTGCCTCATCATCAATGCATTCATTGTCGGCCAGATAGACTGGCCTGTGGTGGGTAAGTTCTTTTTCTCGCCCGCACTCATGCGAGGCTTGGGGAATACCATCCTCATCACGGTCTGTTCCATGGCGGTGGGCCTGATTCTGGGCGTTGTCTTTGCCGTGATGCGGCTGTCGAAAAATCCCGTTACACGCTGGTTTTCCGGCCTGTATATCTGGCTCTTCCGCGGCACCCCCGTGTATTTGCAGCTACTTATCTGGTTCAATCTGGCGCTTATCTTTCCTGTCGTTAACCTGGGCTTCGCAGAGTACAGGATGGTGGACGTCATGACGCCATTCGTTGCCGCGCTCTTCGGCCTCGGCCTCAACGAGGGCGCGTATATGACCGAAATCGTCCGCAGCGGCATTCTCTCCGTGGACAAAGGGCAGGTCGACGCCGCAACGACCTTGGGGATGACCCGTCTGACAGCCATGCGGCGCATTGTCTTGCCCCAGGCAATGCGGGTCATCGTCCCTCCCGTGGGGAATGAATTCATAGGCCTCCTGAAGACCTCCTCCATGGCGAGCGCCATTGCCTTTACCGAGCTCTTGCATCGGGCCCAGCTTATCTACTTCGTCAATGCCAAGGTCATGGAATTGCTCATCGTCGCCACAGGCTGGTACCTGATCGTCGTGACGTTGCTGAGCTTTTGCCAGGTGGGAATCGAGCGTCGGTTCAATCGTGGACACACGTTCACCGCCCGGCGGAGCCTGCTCGCCGTCTTCAAGTCGAATCTTCTTTGTCGAAAGCAACAGGGGAGCGCCTAGCCATGCCTCGAACCGAACCGATGCTTCGGGCGTTGAACGTCCATAAGTCTTTTGGTGAACACGAGATTCTCAAAGGAATTAATCTCGAAGTGAACAAAGGCGAGGTTTTGTGCCTGCTGGGGCCTTCCGGCTCCGGCAAGAGCACGTTTCTTCGTTGCATCAATCATTTGGAAAGCATTGATGCCGGCCGGATTTATGTTGGCGGCGAGCTTGTGGGCATGAACGAGCGAAATGGCAGACTGTACGAGCAGAATGAAAGCGGGCTCTGCAAGATGCGCATGAAAATCGGAATGGTTTTCCAGAATTTCAATCTCTTCCCGCACATGACGGCATTGGAAAACGTCATGGAAGGACCTGTCACCGTGTTGAAGAAAGAACCGGAAACGGTCAAGGCCCGCGCCTACGACCTGTTGGCCAAGGTGGGGCTCCGCGACTGGGCCGACCGGTTCCCCAAACAACTTTCGGGCGGTCAGCAGCAACGCGTCGCCATCGCCCGTTCCCTGGCCATGGAGCCGGAACTCATGTTGTTCGACGAACCCACGAGTGCCTTGGATCCTGAACTGGTGGGGGATGTCCTCAAGGTCATGCGCGACCTTGCCGAAAGCGGCATGACCATGGTTGTGGTCACCCACGAGATGGAATTTGCCAAGAATGTGGCTCACAAAGTGGTCTTCATGGACGAGGGCAACGTGTTGGAAGAGGGAACCCCGACTGATATCTTCGAGAACCCCCGGCATGATCGCACAAGGGCTTTTTTGGGTTCCATCGATTGATCCCAGAGTGCTTCGACAAGAAAAGTATTCATAAATTATTTAATGATTACAGCGGATACATGGTCAGGTGCTTGCCGGAAGATGCACTCCTCCGTGAGGAGGATGGGTACGTTTCCGTTCAGACCGATGCCTTGTGCCGCATGACGCATGAACTGTAACCCATTCAATGGAACGTGTTGAGAGGAGAGAGCGTTTTGAAGAAAGTCATCGCCATTGTCTTGTGTTTGCTTGTCCTGGGTCTGGTTGGGACGGCCTTTGCCTCCGAAAGCCATGATCTGTTGCCTGACTCCATCAAGAAAGGCGGAAAGATCATCGTCGGCATCAATGGTATTTTCCCGCCCATGGAATTCAAGAAGCCCGGTACCGACGCCCTGATCGGCATTGATGTGGAGCTGGTCGAGGCCATTGCCAAAGAGTTGGGCGTCAAAATCCAGTTCGATGATCAGCAGTTCGACCAATTGATCAACTCCATCAACACCAAGCGTGTCGACATGGTCATCTCCGGCATGTCCGACAGCGCTGTCCGCCGTCAATCCTTGGATTTCATCGATTACTTCAATTCCGGGACCCAGTGCTTCACCACAAAGGCTCTTGCCGGGGAGATCACCGGCCTCGAGGCCCTGGATGGCAAGACCCTGGCTGTTTCCGCTTCCACGGACTATCTGACCACCATGCAGAAGTGGAATGAGGACAACCTGGTCTCCAAGGGCAAGGAGGGCATCAACATCATGGCCGTTGACTCCGCCGCTTCCGCCCGCATGCAGATGCTGCAGGGCCGCGCGCAGGCCTCCGCTCTGAGCCCCGAGGCCTTGGGCTGGGCCAATGTGCAGCAGAAGGGGGCTTTTGTGGCGGTCGGACCGCTGCTGGAGTCCAATCCTTACGGCATCGCCTTCAGCAAAGACAACGTCCAGCTGCGTGACGCGGTGTACGCCGCCCTTCGGAAGGTCTTTGCCGACGGCACGTATATGACGATCATGAAGAAGTGGGGCGCCGAGTCCGGCGCTCTGCCCCGTCCGCTCATCAACGGCAAAGTCGTCAATTAGGATTTGTGGAATGATATGGAGGAGCCACTCTTGTCCGAGGGTGGCTCCTCCTTGCCTGGCAACAGGAATTTTTCCCCTGACAGGGATATATGAACGATACGTTTACACTTGGTATACTGACTCTCGGCCAATCGCCCCGTACGGATGTGGAACCCTCCCTGCGCGGAATCCTGGGGGATGATGTGCGGTTCGTACAGCGGGGCGGGCTTGACGGATTGTCCGAGGAATCCATAGCGGATCTTGCTCCCGTTGAGGGGGAACCCGGCATAGAGACATGCGTGCTCAGGGGGGAGGGGGAGCCCAAAGGCGTGTGCGTCGCGAAACGGCATTTGCTTCCGCGCCTGATTGCCGCGGCGCGGGAACTTGAAACGCAATGCGATATTTTTTTTCTGCTTTGTTCCGGTGAATTCCCGGCGCTGAAGGAAGCCGTGCCCCGGCTCATAGAGCCCATTGCGTTCATTCGTTCCGTTGTCGCGACAGTGGCCCGGCATTCGCACCTGTGCGTGATCGGACCGGAGTCCGACATGGCCGCCGCTCCGATGCAGTGGCAGCCCTACGCGGCCCGGGTGTCGACAGCGATTTCTTCTCCGTATGACGGAAAAGAGCGCCTCTTCGAGGCGGCACGCAGGGCGCAAGCGTCGGGGGCTGAGTATATTTTGTTGGATGACATGGGGTTTACGGTAGAGCAGCGCCAATTGGTGCGTAACGTGTCGGGGATTGCGACATTGAATGCGACCAGCATCACGGCCCGTATCCTTCGGGAGTTCCTATGACCTGCCGGTGGCGCGTCGTATACAAGTTGGCTGAGCAGAGGGTGAAGTGAACGGCAACCTTACCATAGTGCATGCGAAGAGTCTGGTCTGCGTCTCGGACGACAACCAGCCGAGAGCGGGAAGGACCCAGAGCGAGTTGAACATCATCCCCGACGGAGCCGTGGCTATCCGGGGCGGGAAGATCGTTGCCGTGGGCCCGACCGAAAGTGTTTTGCGAGATTTCGGCGATCACGCCCTCGTCTTGGACGCAACAGGCAAGACCGTCCTGCCCGGGCTGGTGGAGTGCCATTCGCATCCGATTTTTGCCGGGAACCGCCACTGGGAATACGTTCGCAGGCTCGAGGGGGCCAGCGGCAGGGACATTCGCGCGGAAGGCGGCGGCATCTGGTCCACTATCGAGAGTACCCGCAAGGCCAGCGATGAAGAACTCGTGCGGCAGGCCGAGTGGGCCTTTGCGCAGATCGCGGCGGGCGGGGTGACCACGCTCGAGGTGAAGTCCGGTTACGGGCTGGACACCAATGGGGAACTGCGCCTCTTGCGTTTGCTCAAGGAGGCGTCCCGGAAGACCCGGATGGACATCGTGTTCACCTTTCTTGGGGCCCACATCGCCCCTCAGGACGGCCGCAGTTCCGAAGAGTTCGTGGAAAACGTCAAGAACGAGATGCTTCCGGCAGTGCTCGCGCAGGGCATTGCGGAGTCCCAGGATCTTTCTTGTGAAAATGGTGATTTTTCCAGGAGCCAGGCAAAGGAACTTATTGAATATTCACACTCCGTCGGCTTACCCGTGCGTGTCCATGCGGATGCCTCTTCCGACTCGCTTGGTTGGCGTACCGCAGTGGAGGGAAAGGCCCTTTCCGCGGACCACCTGACCTACACGCCGGATGCCGAGATCAATGCCGTGGGAGCGACCCGAACCGTTGCCGTGCTGCTGCCGATAGCCGAGCAGTTCTACCTTGATGACAGAAAGGCCAACGGGAGGCTGTTCATCGAGAACAACGTGCCCGTGGCCGTGGCGACCGACTACTGCTCGTCCTTCCAGGCCACCTCTTTGTCGTTGACCATCGCGGCGGCGTGTTCCTGGTTTCGATTTACGCCCGCGCAGGCCATTGTGGGCGCGACCCTGAATGCCGCATATGCCCTGGGCAGGAATCAGGACCGGGGGTCACTGGATGTGGGCAAACGCGGAGATGTGACCATTTTCCGTTGCGGGCACCCCAACCAATTGGGTACGGCCATAGGCGCCCCGCTTGTGGATGCGGCGATATCTCAGGGGGACGTTATTTGGGAAGCGAGAAAGCAGGAGTTAGGAACGTTATGAAAGCCGAGCTGACGAATAGAACCGAGGTGAGCGGCGTTGAGAAAATAGCCGAAACACTTCGGCGCGCTATTTTCAAGGGAGCCTTCTTGCCAGGAGATCAACTCAAGGAAGTTGCTCTTTCCCGTTCTCTCGGTGTTTCTCGCGGATCGGTGCGGGAAGCCCTGCGTATCTTGTCGACGGAAGAGCTTGTGGTGCATTTGCCCAACAGGGGGGCATCGGTCCGGAAATTGAGTCTCGATGAAATAGACGACATCTTCCTGACCCGCCACATCTTGGAAATCAAGGCCTGCGAGTGCATTCCCACGACCTCCGATCACTTGTTGCGCGCCCTGGAAAACAGCACGTCCGCCTATGAAGCCGCCGCAAATCAGGATGACCCGGTGGTTATCGCCAATGCGCACATCAATTATCACAAGGCCCTTGTTGGACTAACGGGGAGTTTGAAGCTTGCGGAACTGGAAGAAAGCCTGATGCAGACCCTGCAGGTCATCATCGCCTGTATCGAGAACGATCGGGATGATACGCAAAAAGAGGTTGCCAATCATCGTCGGATGACGGAGATGGTTCTCAAAGGTGACGTGGAAGGTGCCAAAAAGTGGGTGGATGATTATATCCCCAACGGGAAAGATTTCGTAACAGCGCAGATACGTTCACAGGAACAGGAACCCCGCCTGGGCCGTAGATGAACTCTGTGAGGTTGAAGCGGAGGTGAAAGCCGCCTGCTCTTTTCCAGATTGCGGATCGGTATCCGAGTGGGGCATGGAGATCTTTCTTGGACGCTTTCCTTCCCCGCATGCCACGCGCTATTCCCGATGGACCGCGATGAATTGTAGCTGAAATTGCTGCAAGTCATTGTTTTGGTGGGAGCCGGAAAGGGGATTTGAACGCGCGGCCTGCTGATCACGAAAGTCTTTTCCGGTGATAACGCAAGCAGAGCCGCCTGCGATGTTTGCAGCCGGCTCTGCCAGTGTGACGGAGAGGATCCGTCGTGAAGCCTGTGAAAGTCATTCGCCGTTTTTGTATTGCTCTTCAAGCTTTTTGATTTGATCAACCAGTTCGTCGTCCAGCTTGACGATGTCGGCATAGTCGTATGTCTTGCCCAGGTTGGTGTATTTGGGTTGCCCCATGCGGTGGAAGGGCAGGGCCTCGTATTCACATTTCTCGCCGGGCAGGGATTTTATGAATTCGATGATGGCCGCGATGTCTTCCACCGTGTCGTTGAAGTCGGGGATGACCGGAGTCCGGACCCTGATCTTCATTTTGGGATAGGCCTCTTTGATTTTCGCCAGGTTTTCCCGAATCCGTCTGCCGCTTCGGCCTGTCTTCTCCTCGTGTCTTTCATCATTCATGGATTTGATGTCGTATAGAAAGTTGTCCACGAAGGGCAGGCAGGATTCGATCACGGACCAGGGCGCTTGACCGCAAGTCTCGACGGCGGTGTTGATGTGTCGGCGCCGGGCTTCGCGCAGCAGCGCCAGGGCGAATTCGGGCTGGGCGAACGGTTCGCCGCCGGACAGCGTCAGGCCGCCGCCGGAACGGGCGTAAAAGCGTTCGTCTTCCTCGACCCGACGAAGGACCTGATCCACGCTTTGCTCCTCTCCATAGACAATGATGGCGTTGCCGGGACAGACATCGGCCAGGGAAAGATCGTTGTGCACCAGGCTGTGGTCCATGCAGACCTTGCCGTCGTCGCCCACGGTTATGCCTCCAGTGGAGCAGTGCTTTATGCAGTGGGAACACTTGTCGGCGCCGATGCAGTTGTTGCTGTTGTAGGCCAGCTGCGGAGCAAATTCCTGCGATTCCGGGTTGGAACACCAGGCACAGTGCAACGGACAGCCTTTCATGAATACGATGGTCCTGATGCCCGGCCCGTCATGGACAGAGTATTTCTGGACACTGAACACTGTCCCGGCCGTCTTTTTGTCTAATATCGAACTCATTTATGTTTTCTCCCTGATCTCTCGGAAAGTGAAAAAGGGACAGGGGAGTTTCCCCTGTCCCTTGCAGACAGACCGGCGTGTTAGACAGACTCGTGTGCCGTCCTGGCGATCAGGTCGTCCTGAAGGTCCTTGGACAGGTCGCAGAAGTAGGCGGAGTACCCGGCGATACGCACGATAAGATTGCGATATTGCTCGGGGTTCTTCTGAGCCTTGATCAGGGTTTCGGCGTTGATCACGTTGAACTGGATGTGCCACAGGCGCAGATCGCAGTAGGCGCGGATCAGATCGACCAACTTCTGGGTACCTTCCTCACCTTCCAGGCACTTGGGCGTGAACTTGATGTTGACCAGGCGGGCGGCGCGCTCGCGGTGATCAAAGTTCTTGGTGGTGTAGTTGGACATGAGGATGGCGGTAGGTCCGTTCTTGTCGGCCCCGTGGGAGGCGGAGGAGCCGTCGGACAGGGGGTACCAGGCTACGCGTCCGTTCGGGGTGGCGGAGACCACGCGGCCGAAGGGCACGTGGGAGGTGAAGGGCACGTAGCGCACATCCAGATGCACGCCCAGCTCATCCTGATATTTTTCAGCGAACTCGACGCTCAGGGAGTCGACGTACTTGCCGATCTCATCAGCGTACGGGTCGTTGTTGCCGTAGCAGGGAGCCGTCTTGAGCAGGGCCTGAACATCCTCGTAGCCCTCGAAGTTGGCCTTGCAGGCGTCGATGACCTGCTGCATGGTCAGCTTCTTGTCTTCAAAGACGAGCTTCTTGATGGCGGCCAGGGAGTCGACGACGGTACCGAAGCCGATGACTTCGAAATAGCCGAGATCGATGCCTTCGGGAACGTCGGGCTGGTGGATGTCGACGCAATGCTTGCGGCAGAGGGCATGCATGGAGTCGGCCAGCGGAGCGGCGAAGTGGTCCTTGCGCAACTTGATGACGCTCACTTCCTGCGCGAAGCCGTGCTTGAGCAGGTTGCGGTGCTGGATGGTGTAGGCGGCCAGGAAGTCGTCGAAGTTCTCGAACAGGGCCGGATCGCCGGTCTCGGGAGCGAGCTGCTTGTCGCCGTACTTGAGCATCTTGCCGTTGTACAGGACCATTTCCACGGCGGCCGCGAAGTTGATGTAGGGGCAGCCGGAGGTATACGTGTCGCGGTTGGGCATGCGGATTTCGGCGCAGCCGGAGATGGCATAGTCGTAGATCTCCGTGAACTTGGCGCCCTTGGCCAGGTGCAGAGGAATGACTTCCTCGTCGTTGATCAACTTCGGGAAACCGGAACCTTCCTTGATGGTTTCCGCGATTTCGGCCAGGAAACGCTGGGGAGCGCGGGCGTGAATGCGGGCGGCCAGGTCGGGGTAGTGGTGCGGGAACTCGCGCTTGGAACGCAGGAACAGGTAGGACAGTTCATTGGTCGCGTCGAGGCCGTCCTTGGTCTGGCCGCCGATGGTCACTGCTTCCCAGTGGGCGTACCCTTCGTTGAAGTCGCCGCCTTGAGGGGAGATGTAGAGGTCGATGAACTGGGCCATGCTCACGAACATGCACTCGATCAGCTCCATGGCCTTGATCTCGTCCATGGTCCCGGCCTCGACGTCCTTTTCATAATAAGGGTAGAGGTACTGGTCCATCCTGCCGTTGGAGACGATGGTGCCGGTCTTTTGCTCAAGGCGGGAGAACATCTGCGTGAACCACTGGGACTGCACGGCCTCGTAGAAGGTCTCGGCGGGATGCTCGGGGACTTTGCTGCAGATGCGGGCCATTTCCAGCAGTTCGGCCTTGCGGACCGGGTCCTTCTCGTCAGCGGCCTTCTTCCCGGCCAGGGCGGCATGGCGGTTGGCCCACAGGATGATGGCGTCGCAGACCAGGATGATGGCCTCGATGAAGGGCTTCCTTTCGACATTGTCCACCGGGGAAAGCGGATCCAGAGCGTCGAGCTTTTCCTGCATTTCCTTGCGGATACCGCCGAATCCCCGCTTCAGGATGACTTCGTAGTCGTGCACCCACTGGAGGCAGGAGCGGAAGGAGGAGGTTTCGTTGACGATGTACCGGGAGTGCAGACCGTTGGGGTCATCATAGGTCAGCGCGTGGGTCTCGGGGGCGAACGCATTGTTCAGCGCCTCGTGGTAGGTCTTGCCCTTCCAGTACGGAGCGATCTCGTTGACCACGGCGTCGGCGTCGGCCTGGGAGATGGTGAAGGGGGAACTCTCACGGCTGGGCAGTTCCTTGAGGGCCAGGTCGAGGAAGTCGCCGTCCAGTTCGGGGTAGAGGATGCCGTAGCGGCCCTGGGCGCCGGCGCGGCCGCAGAGAAGGTTGTCGTCGTCGATGTAGACATCGATGTTCTCCGCGATCTTGTACAAGGCCTTTGCCCAGCGGAGGGTCAGGTGCTCACCTTCGGTCTCCTGCATGGACTGGGTGAAATACAGTGCGCGCTGGATGTCGATGGAAGGGGTCAGGTTCTCGATGGTCTCAAGGATCTTGAAAACGCGTTTGTGGGTTTCACGATAAGGGTTGTCGAGCCCCTTGATCTTGTTTTCCAACATCTGTTCTTGGTGTGAAAGGCAGCATTCCATCTGTCTCTTCTCCTATTGATGTGTTTTGATTTCTCGTTACGATGGCCTTGGGTGGTTGGGAGCCGTATTGCTTATTAAGCATACGCTGTGCCAATCAATTTTATGCGTATAACATGTTCATATAATAGTATTTTTCAAAACAGACTTATGCGATGTCCCGCGTCTTTGAATACGATGGTGCGGGGTCGCATCATTTTTTGGGGCCGAGATTTTTTCCACAATAAATAAAGGTGGATACGGAGGCGTTGCGTTTTGACATCCTGCTCGACGAATGGTGCAGAATTGAAACGCGTTCGCGAAATCAGGCTAATATGTTTATATTAAAGCAGTTAATGTGCAAAAAATCCATCTTTGGGGCTAACGGCCGAAAGAAAAGCCCCGCGACGTATCGCGGGGCTTTGGCTGTTTGCGGTTGAAGTCCTCAGCGGATGACGAACATGGATATGGACGGGATGTAGGTCACCAGCAGCAGGACCACAATCATCAGGGCAAGGATCGGCCAGATCTGTTTGCTGATGTCGTCCAGTTTCACCTTGGCAACGCCGGAGGCGACGAACAGGTTGACGCCCACGGGCGGGGTGATGAACCCGATGGCCAGGTTGACGACCATGATGATGCCGAAGTGGGTCGGGTCGATACCGACCTTGGTGGCGATGGGAAGCAGGATGGGAACCAGGATGACGATGGCCGCCAGCGCTTCCATGAAGGTGCCGATGAACAGGAGGAAGACGTTGAAGAGCAACAGGATAATGATCTTGCTGCTGGTCAGGCCCAGAATATACGAGGCGATCTGGGCCGGAATTTCCTCCACGGTCATGATTTGACCGAACACTTTGGCCATGGCCATGAGAATGATGATGATGGCCGAAGTGGAGCAGATCTCCAGCATCGTGGGAATGATGTTGTCCTTGTTCAGGCCCTTGTAGACGAACATGCCCACGATCAGGCCGTAGAAGGCGGCCACTGCGGCGGCCTCTGTCGGGGTCATCAGGCCGCTGTAGATGCCGCCCAAAACGATGACGGGGACCATCAGCGCCAGCTTGGCGTCCCAGATGGCCTTGACGAACGTGCCGAAGGTCCTCGTTTTTTTCTCTCCCATCCAGCCGTTTTTCTTGGAGTACCAGAAGCTGTAGCCCATCAGGACCAGGCCGGTGAGTATGCCGGGGATGATGCCGGCGAGGAAGAGGTCGCCGATGGAGGTCTGCGACGCGATGCCGTAGATGACGAACGGGTTGCTCGGGGGGATCATGACGCCGATGGCGCCGCCGGCAGCCACGATGGCGCAGGCGAAGTATTTATTATAGCCGCGTTCGATCATGGCCGGGATGGTCAGGGACCCGATCGCGGCCACGGTGGCCGGGCCGGAACCGGAAATGGCGGCAAAGAACATGCACGTGGCAACGGATGCTATGGCCATGCCGCCGGGTAGGGCGCCCAGCATTTCGTCGGCCAGGGCAAGCAGTCTGGATGAGAGCCCCCCCGCACCCATGAAAATGCCTGCGGCGACAAAGAAGGGGATGGCCATGATCGGGAAGCTATCGATGGACGTGAAGCTGATTTGGGCGATGTAGCCGAGATCAATGGTGCCGGTGGCCAGGATGGTCAGCAGGGAGGCGAGGCCCAGGCCGATGCCGATGGGGACGCCGATGGCGATGACCAGCAGGAAGTAGCTGAAGAGAACTATGGTAGCCGAGGGCTCGAAATTTTCAAAGGCTTGGAAATCCGGCAGATACCACATTATATAGGCCGGAGCGACGATGATCGCGGTCACGAAGATGGCCGTAACCAGCCCCTTGATCCCGCA
It encodes the following:
- a CDS encoding amino acid ABC transporter permease; translation: METSDKIIPLRHYGRWVSGAVLVALLCLIINAFIVGQIDWPVVGKFFFSPALMRGLGNTILITVCSMAVGLILGVVFAVMRLSKNPVTRWFSGLYIWLFRGTPVYLQLLIWFNLALIFPVVNLGFAEYRMVDVMTPFVAALFGLGLNEGAYMTEIVRSGILSVDKGQVDAATTLGMTRLTAMRRIVLPQAMRVIVPPVGNEFIGLLKTSSMASAIAFTELLHRAQLIYFVNAKVMELLIVATGWYLIVVTLLSFCQVGIERRFNRGHTFTARRSLLAVFKSNLLCRKQQGSA
- a CDS encoding amino acid ABC transporter ATP-binding protein, producing MPRTEPMLRALNVHKSFGEHEILKGINLEVNKGEVLCLLGPSGSGKSTFLRCINHLESIDAGRIYVGGELVGMNERNGRLYEQNESGLCKMRMKIGMVFQNFNLFPHMTALENVMEGPVTVLKKEPETVKARAYDLLAKVGLRDWADRFPKQLSGGQQQRVAIARSLAMEPELMLFDEPTSALDPELVGDVLKVMRDLAESGMTMVVVTHEMEFAKNVAHKVVFMDEGNVLEEGTPTDIFENPRHDRTRAFLGSID
- a CDS encoding ABC transporter substrate-binding protein; the encoded protein is MKKVIAIVLCLLVLGLVGTAFASESHDLLPDSIKKGGKIIVGINGIFPPMEFKKPGTDALIGIDVELVEAIAKELGVKIQFDDQQFDQLINSINTKRVDMVISGMSDSAVRRQSLDFIDYFNSGTQCFTTKALAGEITGLEALDGKTLAVSASTDYLTTMQKWNEDNLVSKGKEGINIMAVDSAASARMQMLQGRAQASALSPEALGWANVQQKGAFVAVGPLLESNPYGIAFSKDNVQLRDAVYAALRKVFADGTYMTIMKKWGAESGALPRPLINGKVVN
- a CDS encoding AroM family protein codes for the protein MNDTFTLGILTLGQSPRTDVEPSLRGILGDDVRFVQRGGLDGLSEESIADLAPVEGEPGIETCVLRGEGEPKGVCVAKRHLLPRLIAAARELETQCDIFFLLCSGEFPALKEAVPRLIEPIAFIRSVVATVARHSHLCVIGPESDMAAAPMQWQPYAARVSTAISSPYDGKERLFEAARRAQASGAEYILLDDMGFTVEQRQLVRNVSGIATLNATSITARILREFL
- the hutI gene encoding imidazolonepropionase — translated: MNGNLTIVHAKSLVCVSDDNQPRAGRTQSELNIIPDGAVAIRGGKIVAVGPTESVLRDFGDHALVLDATGKTVLPGLVECHSHPIFAGNRHWEYVRRLEGASGRDIRAEGGGIWSTIESTRKASDEELVRQAEWAFAQIAAGGVTTLEVKSGYGLDTNGELRLLRLLKEASRKTRMDIVFTFLGAHIAPQDGRSSEEFVENVKNEMLPAVLAQGIAESQDLSCENGDFSRSQAKELIEYSHSVGLPVRVHADASSDSLGWRTAVEGKALSADHLTYTPDAEINAVGATRTVAVLLPIAEQFYLDDRKANGRLFIENNVPVAVATDYCSSFQATSLSLTIAAACSWFRFTPAQAIVGATLNAAYALGRNQDRGSLDVGKRGDVTIFRCGHPNQLGTAIGAPLVDAAISQGDVIWEARKQELGTL
- a CDS encoding GntR family transcriptional regulator, coding for MKAELTNRTEVSGVEKIAETLRRAIFKGAFLPGDQLKEVALSRSLGVSRGSVREALRILSTEELVVHLPNRGASVRKLSLDEIDDIFLTRHILEIKACECIPTTSDHLLRALENSTSAYEAAANQDDPVVIANAHINYHKALVGLTGSLKLAELEESLMQTLQVIIACIENDRDDTQKEVANHRRMTEMVLKGDVEGAKKWVDDYIPNGKDFVTAQIRSQEQEPRLGRR
- the hpsH gene encoding (2S)-3-sulfopropanediol dehydratase activating enzyme, with amino-acid sequence MSSILDKKTAGTVFSVQKYSVHDGPGIRTIVFMKGCPLHCAWCSNPESQEFAPQLAYNSNNCIGADKCSHCIKHCSTGGITVGDDGKVCMDHSLVHNDLSLADVCPGNAIIVYGEEQSVDQVLRRVEEDERFYARSGGGLTLSGGEPFAQPEFALALLREARRRHINTAVETCGQAPWSVIESCLPFVDNFLYDIKSMNDERHEEKTGRSGRRIRENLAKIKEAYPKMKIRVRTPVIPDFNDTVEDIAAIIEFIKSLPGEKCEYEALPFHRMGQPKYTNLGKTYDYADIVKLDDELVDQIKKLEEQYKNGE
- the hpsG gene encoding (2S)-3-sulfopropanediol dehydratase; this translates as MECCLSHQEQMLENKIKGLDNPYRETHKRVFKILETIENLTPSIDIQRALYFTQSMQETEGEHLTLRWAKALYKIAENIDVYIDDDNLLCGRAGAQGRYGILYPELDGDFLDLALKELPSRESSPFTISQADADAVVNEIAPYWKGKTYHEALNNAFAPETHALTYDDPNGLHSRYIVNETSSFRSCLQWVHDYEVILKRGFGGIRKEMQEKLDALDPLSPVDNVERKPFIEAIILVCDAIILWANRHAALAGKKAADEKDPVRKAELLEMARICSKVPEHPAETFYEAVQSQWFTQMFSRLEQKTGTIVSNGRMDQYLYPYYEKDVEAGTMDEIKAMELIECMFVSMAQFIDLYISPQGGDFNEGYAHWEAVTIGGQTKDGLDATNELSYLFLRSKREFPHHYPDLAARIHARAPQRFLAEIAETIKEGSGFPKLINDEEVIPLHLAKGAKFTEIYDYAISGCAEIRMPNRDTYTSGCPYINFAAAVEMVLYNGKMLKYGDKQLAPETGDPALFENFDDFLAAYTIQHRNLLKHGFAQEVSVIKLRKDHFAAPLADSMHALCRKHCVDIHQPDVPEGIDLGYFEVIGFGTVVDSLAAIKKLVFEDKKLTMQQVIDACKANFEGYEDVQALLKTAPCYGNNDPYADEIGKYVDSLSVEFAEKYQDELGVHLDVRYVPFTSHVPFGRVVSATPNGRVAWYPLSDGSSASHGADKNGPTAILMSNYTTKNFDHRERAARLVNIKFTPKCLEGEEGTQKLVDLIRAYCDLRLWHIQFNVINAETLIKAQKNPEQYRNLIVRIAGYSAYFCDLSKDLQDDLIARTAHESV
- a CDS encoding TRAP transporter large permease subunit, yielding MTTSPTVPNKTGWLTWLDENAEKPFLCIGLLAIILIITFQTAYRYLIVNFSDTASAAVWTEELSRFIFIWISYLAVPLAIKNRENIRVNVLYDKFSPKWQSIFWVVNDLCFFFLSVYVTCLGVHMIGEGMRYPQMAPAMQIPYYIPYSIIPLGFALISFRLLQDIFLEVKTCGIKGLVTAIFVTAIIVAPAYIMWYLPDFQAFENFEPSATIVLFSYFLLVIAIGVPIGIGLGLASLLTILATGTIDLGYIAQISFTSIDSFPIMAIPFFVAAGIFMGAGGLSSRLLALADEMLGALPGGMAIASVATCMFFAAISGSGPATVAAIGSLTIPAMIERGYNKYFACAIVAAGGAIGVMIPPSNPFVIYGIASQTSIGDLFLAGIIPGILTGLVLMGYSFWYSKKNGWMGEKKTRTFGTFVKAIWDAKLALMVPVIVLGGIYSGLMTPTEAAAVAAFYGLIVGMFVYKGLNKDNIIPTMLEICSTSAIIIILMAMAKVFGQIMTVEEIPAQIASYILGLTSSKIIILLLFNVFLLFIGTFMEALAAIVILVPILLPIATKVGIDPTHFGIIMVVNLAIGFITPPVGVNLFVASGVAKVKLDDISKQIWPILALMIVVLLLVTYIPSISMFVIR